From a single Rhodococcus qingshengii JCM 15477 genomic region:
- a CDS encoding HD domain-containing protein codes for MRPGELSTLEQIQLMARAAAAQAMSAPSMLRLRLGRYPTRTPELRKRPLPDTKLCSEALDHARGTLSPAVLNHSLRCWIWADAFAQIDAIEYDPEDLFTACALHDVGLGAEGSAEHGCFTYISAADAEELATRVGTSERSVQRIGEAIRLHMDLTVDRGAGADAYLLHAAAHFDVAGRRAPEIPRATVDAAIAEYPRTGFTDEFTQSMRREVQLRPHSRAATLWRSGMALPLRTNPPDWKSR; via the coding sequence ATGCGCCCTGGTGAGCTCTCCACTCTCGAGCAGATACAACTCATGGCCCGCGCGGCTGCTGCGCAGGCCATGAGTGCTCCGTCGATGCTCCGACTGCGGCTCGGCCGCTACCCCACTCGCACACCCGAGCTGCGCAAACGCCCACTCCCCGACACCAAGCTGTGCAGCGAAGCGCTCGATCACGCCAGAGGAACCCTCTCCCCCGCGGTCTTGAACCACAGCCTGCGCTGCTGGATCTGGGCCGACGCCTTCGCGCAGATCGATGCGATCGAGTACGACCCCGAAGATCTCTTCACTGCGTGCGCCCTTCACGATGTCGGACTGGGCGCAGAAGGATCGGCCGAGCACGGGTGTTTCACCTACATCAGTGCCGCAGACGCAGAAGAACTCGCGACCCGAGTGGGAACTTCGGAGAGGTCGGTACAGCGAATCGGCGAAGCGATCCGTCTGCACATGGATCTGACCGTCGACCGCGGCGCGGGCGCTGACGCCTATCTACTGCATGCCGCAGCGCATTTCGACGTTGCCGGTCGGCGTGCGCCCGAAATTCCGCGAGCAACTGTTGATGCAGCAATCGCGGAGTACCCGCGAACAGGGTTCACCGACGAGTTCACGCAGTCGATGCGGCGCGAGGTCCAGCTCCGTCCGCACTCTCGCGCGGCGACGCTCTGGAGATCGGGCATGGCACTGCCGCTCCGAACCAATCCCCCGGATTGGAAGAGCCGCTAG
- a CDS encoding cupin domain-containing protein — protein sequence MNSSATAVSLREKFGQFTEHWSPKKIAALNDYEIKIVKIKGEFVWHSHTDTDEMFLVTKGQIRIQLRDGDVSLGPGELFVVPRGVEHCPIAEEEAEVMLIEPVGVVNTGNVGGSRTAVLEDWT from the coding sequence ATGAACAGTTCGGCAACAGCGGTATCGCTCCGCGAGAAGTTCGGTCAGTTCACCGAGCACTGGTCGCCCAAGAAGATTGCGGCCCTCAATGATTACGAGATCAAGATCGTCAAGATCAAAGGTGAATTCGTCTGGCACTCCCACACCGACACCGACGAAATGTTTCTGGTGACAAAGGGGCAGATCCGAATCCAACTGCGCGACGGAGATGTTTCGCTGGGGCCCGGTGAATTGTTCGTTGTGCCTCGCGGAGTCGAGCATTGTCCCATCGCCGAAGAGGAAGCGGAGGTGATGTTGATCGAACCCGTGGGCGTGGTGAATACCGGGAACGTCGGAGGATCACGAACCGCGGTGCTCGAGGACTGGACGTAG
- a CDS encoding polynucleotide kinase-phosphatase yields the protein MTVYEIPDLALVVLIGVSGSGKSTFAARHFGEFETLSSDTCRGWVSDDPNSQESTSDAFEVLEFVAAKRLRRGRLTVVDATNVQPAARKRLVALAREHDILPVAVVLDIPESVCSARNDARSDRTFGRDVIRRQHQQLTRSLRGLGKEGFRSVHILRGEDAVSEATFLRHPLRSDLRVERGPFDVIGDIHGCRSELETLLVKLGYTVDYGTDGRAVDAVPPEGRTAVFLGDYVDRGPDSVGVLRLVMGMVAAGHAIAVPGNHENKLVKALRGKKVTASHGLAETLEQMATESAEFRESVVDFCDGLVAHLVLDDGKLVVAHAGLKEDYHNRASGRVRSFALYGETTGETDEFGLPVRYPWAQDYRGSATVLYGHTPVHEVEWINNTACLDTGCVFGGSLTALRYPEREIVSVPAEQVWYEPVVPLAPPTRDPDVLDLADVLETTGVDTELRGRVSVRTDNAAGALEVMSRFAVAPQWLRYLPPTMAPCASAQSDDYLEHPSTAFDAYRAGGIGTVICEEKHMGSRAVVLVCRDRSVAQSRFDAPDALTGMVHTRTGRQFFDDDLTQQLIDDIAAAVTSAGLWEELGTDWLLLDCELLPWNVKAEGLLRSQYASVAAAGRSDLTAREAVLARAGSRGLDVAEMFEQTTVRAASIERFGEAYRRYVWPTNGLDGVTIAPFQILAAEGQSYGERDHEWHLGISDRLAAADPSRFTTTRRLVVDLGSEDSVFEATKWWESLTGDGGEGMVVKPLANQIHGPRGYDAKVQPGIKVRGREYLRLIYGADYLEPSTLARLRNRNLGHKQSMALREYALGMEAVSRLVDREPLWRAHQAVFAVLALESEPVDPRL from the coding sequence ATGACGGTGTACGAGATTCCAGATCTCGCCCTGGTAGTACTCATCGGCGTCAGTGGCTCGGGAAAGTCGACCTTCGCGGCGCGCCACTTCGGTGAGTTCGAAACTCTCTCGAGTGACACATGCAGAGGGTGGGTCAGTGATGATCCGAACTCACAGGAGTCGACGTCCGATGCTTTCGAAGTGCTGGAGTTCGTCGCGGCCAAGCGTTTGCGACGCGGACGCCTCACGGTGGTCGACGCGACCAACGTCCAGCCCGCCGCGCGCAAGCGACTCGTTGCGTTGGCTCGCGAGCACGACATACTGCCGGTGGCAGTCGTGCTCGATATTCCGGAATCGGTCTGTTCTGCGCGCAACGACGCACGCTCTGATCGGACGTTCGGACGCGACGTCATTCGCCGCCAGCACCAACAGCTGACTCGCTCGCTTCGCGGGTTGGGCAAGGAAGGTTTCCGTTCGGTTCACATACTCAGAGGTGAGGACGCGGTTTCCGAAGCCACATTCTTGCGCCACCCGCTCCGCAGCGATCTGCGTGTCGAGCGTGGTCCGTTCGACGTCATCGGTGACATCCACGGATGTCGAAGCGAGCTCGAGACGCTCCTCGTGAAACTCGGCTACACCGTCGACTACGGGACCGATGGCAGAGCTGTCGATGCGGTGCCGCCGGAAGGGCGAACTGCCGTCTTCCTCGGTGACTACGTGGATCGAGGACCGGATTCGGTCGGTGTGCTGCGTCTGGTCATGGGGATGGTCGCGGCGGGACATGCGATAGCGGTTCCGGGTAACCACGAGAACAAACTCGTCAAGGCCTTGCGCGGTAAGAAGGTCACGGCCAGTCACGGACTCGCCGAGACCCTCGAGCAGATGGCCACCGAGTCGGCGGAGTTCCGCGAAAGCGTCGTCGACTTCTGTGACGGCCTCGTCGCGCACCTCGTCCTGGACGACGGCAAACTCGTTGTCGCGCACGCCGGTCTCAAGGAGGACTACCACAACAGGGCATCCGGTCGAGTCCGGAGCTTTGCGCTCTACGGTGAAACTACCGGTGAGACGGACGAATTCGGCTTACCCGTTCGATACCCGTGGGCGCAGGACTACCGAGGATCAGCGACGGTCCTCTACGGTCACACGCCGGTGCACGAGGTGGAATGGATCAACAACACCGCGTGCCTCGACACCGGGTGCGTCTTCGGTGGATCCCTCACCGCCCTTCGATACCCGGAACGAGAGATCGTGTCGGTTCCGGCGGAGCAGGTTTGGTACGAGCCGGTGGTACCGCTGGCACCGCCGACTCGTGATCCGGATGTGCTCGATCTCGCCGACGTCCTCGAAACGACCGGCGTCGACACCGAACTGCGCGGTCGAGTGTCCGTTCGCACCGACAACGCTGCCGGCGCCTTGGAAGTGATGAGCCGATTCGCGGTCGCGCCGCAATGGCTGCGGTACCTACCGCCGACCATGGCGCCCTGCGCGAGCGCCCAATCCGATGACTATCTGGAACACCCGTCGACCGCGTTCGACGCATACCGGGCCGGCGGAATCGGAACAGTGATCTGCGAAGAGAAGCACATGGGTTCGCGGGCAGTGGTGCTCGTGTGCCGTGATCGATCGGTTGCTCAGTCCCGCTTCGACGCACCGGATGCGCTCACCGGGATGGTGCACACCCGCACCGGCCGCCAGTTCTTCGACGACGACCTGACTCAGCAGTTGATCGACGACATCGCCGCCGCAGTCACCTCCGCTGGGTTGTGGGAAGAGCTGGGCACCGACTGGCTGCTCCTCGACTGCGAACTGTTGCCGTGGAACGTCAAAGCGGAAGGTCTGCTGCGCTCGCAGTACGCGTCGGTCGCGGCGGCCGGGCGATCAGACCTCACAGCTCGCGAGGCCGTGTTGGCGCGGGCCGGGTCGCGGGGCCTGGACGTGGCGGAGATGTTCGAACAGACAACTGTTCGGGCCGCCAGTATCGAGCGCTTCGGCGAGGCGTACCGACGGTACGTGTGGCCGACGAACGGACTGGACGGCGTCACCATCGCGCCGTTCCAGATTCTGGCGGCCGAGGGCCAGTCGTACGGGGAACGGGATCACGAATGGCACCTCGGTATTTCGGACCGCCTGGCCGCGGCCGACCCGAGTCGATTTACCACTACACGTCGCCTGGTGGTCGATCTCGGTTCCGAGGACTCGGTGTTCGAAGCGACGAAGTGGTGGGAGTCGCTCACCGGCGACGGTGGTGAGGGGATGGTCGTCAAACCGCTGGCGAATCAGATTCACGGACCGCGGGGGTACGACGCGAAGGTTCAGCCAGGGATCAAGGTCCGCGGCCGGGAGTACCTACGGTTGATCTACGGTGCCGACTACCTCGAACCGTCGACACTTGCTCGGCTACGCAATCGCAACCTCGGACACAAGCAGTCGATGGCGCTGCGCGAGTACGCGCTCGGCATGGAGGCGGTATCCAGGCTCGTCGACCGTGAACCTTTGTGGCGAGCGCACCAGGCCGTGTTCGCGGTGCTGGCTCTCGAATCGGAGCCGGTCGACCCGCGGTTGTGA
- a CDS encoding class I SAM-dependent methyltransferase — translation MGVIARLDGFNRRHPWSHNDHYGRWVLRNLSGVRSGRALDVGSGTGNLIDLLRRRFDVVVGVEPDLTTSAAVRARFVDDENVIIDAQRIEDFASEATYDAITVVAALHHLPLEESMKRLSGLLEPGGRLVVVGCYRSTTATDALLSVLATVCNPVVGVVKHRRVASEPLKAMTAPTAEPGESMADVRRAAALCLPGSRIRRRLFWRYTLIYDESPAGASVGE, via the coding sequence ATGGGTGTGATTGCTCGCTTGGACGGTTTCAATCGACGCCATCCGTGGAGTCACAACGATCACTACGGCCGGTGGGTTCTACGTAATCTGAGCGGGGTCAGGTCCGGTCGCGCTCTCGACGTGGGGAGCGGGACCGGCAATCTGATCGACCTCTTGCGTCGGCGGTTCGACGTGGTGGTCGGTGTGGAACCCGACCTGACAACCTCGGCCGCCGTGCGCGCAAGGTTTGTCGACGACGAGAACGTGATCATCGACGCGCAGCGGATCGAGGACTTTGCATCCGAGGCGACGTACGACGCGATCACCGTCGTCGCAGCGTTGCATCATCTTCCACTCGAAGAGTCGATGAAGCGGCTGAGCGGCCTGCTCGAACCGGGCGGGCGGCTCGTCGTGGTCGGGTGTTATCGATCGACCACAGCCACCGACGCACTCCTGTCGGTGTTGGCGACCGTGTGCAATCCCGTCGTCGGCGTCGTCAAGCATCGACGGGTTGCCTCCGAGCCGCTGAAGGCGATGACGGCTCCCACCGCGGAACCGGGGGAGTCGATGGCTGACGTCCGGCGCGCGGCCGCGTTGTGTCTGCCAGGTAGTCGGATCAGGAGACGACTGTTCTGGCGATACACCCTGATCTACGACGAGAGTCCGGCCGGCGCGTCGGTGGGGGAGTGA
- a CDS encoding helix-turn-helix domain-containing protein translates to MDPRGAQITAWAPSLAGITEVFHADFVGHAYPKHTHDQWSLMLVDRGTIAYDLDHRAHGAAPEIVTLLPPGIAHDGVPVTEAGFRQRILYLDTSVLGEVLIGPAVDSPEIRDPLLRHRIDQLHSALGPDGESLEAESRLGFLAERLNEILTPATGRSLHTPTVDERVADQLRDLLDARLTTGITMREASNILQRKPTYLIKNFAKHFGLPPHKYVTGRRIDLARRAILAGRELADVAVDVGFHDQSHLSRHFVKHVGAPPGKYSLNVASGAR, encoded by the coding sequence ATGGACCCCCGCGGCGCACAGATCACCGCGTGGGCACCGAGCCTCGCGGGAATCACCGAGGTCTTCCATGCCGATTTCGTCGGACACGCCTATCCCAAACACACGCACGATCAGTGGTCCCTGATGCTCGTCGACCGCGGCACGATTGCATACGACCTCGATCATCGCGCTCATGGCGCAGCACCAGAGATCGTGACTCTGTTGCCGCCAGGCATCGCACACGACGGAGTTCCGGTCACCGAGGCCGGATTTCGTCAACGAATCCTCTACCTCGACACGTCAGTTCTCGGCGAGGTCCTCATAGGCCCGGCGGTGGACAGCCCCGAGATTCGAGACCCTCTGCTGCGCCATCGCATCGATCAACTGCACTCTGCACTCGGCCCGGACGGCGAATCACTCGAGGCCGAAAGTCGCCTGGGGTTCCTCGCTGAAAGATTGAACGAGATCCTCACACCGGCCACAGGTCGATCCCTTCACACGCCGACCGTTGACGAACGCGTTGCCGATCAACTTCGGGACCTGCTCGATGCGCGACTCACAACGGGAATCACGATGCGGGAAGCGTCGAACATCCTGCAGCGGAAGCCCACGTATCTGATCAAGAACTTCGCGAAGCATTTCGGGCTTCCGCCTCACAAGTACGTGACGGGACGTCGAATCGATCTGGCGCGACGCGCAATCCTCGCCGGGCGCGAATTGGCGGACGTGGCCGTCGACGTCGGATTCCACGATCAATCCCACCTGTCGCGGCACTTCGTCAAGCATGTCGGGGCGCCGCCCGGCAAATACTCACTGAACGTGGCCAGTGGAGCGCGCTAG
- a CDS encoding 3' terminal RNA ribose 2'-O-methyltransferase Hen1 has protein sequence MLLTLTSTPTPQTPDATALSYLLHKHPDRVQSFDLAIGTATVLYPEASAEKTTVAVIVDVDPIELVQSRYRRGKSGDNFSLGEYVNDRPYAASSILSVALSKLFGTALTGTCKSHPELVGTELALTVSIPVVPCGGDAELPRRLFEPLGWDVTAIPVQLDPHLPTWGNSDFVSLTLTGEHTVQSALRHLYVLLPVLDDVKHYWVGPDEADKLIRVAGEWLASHPDSALIMSRYLARRRDLVESVVDRLIPDQAEAQIELPRPDPPLARLRVDAVLATLQRLHVRTIVDIGCGEGKLIEALMPHAQFDKLVGVDVSARELTRAQRRLKFTEMSDAQRDRVSLMQSSATYRDARLKGFDAAVLMEVVEHVDTARLPALVRSVFVDAAPQYVLLTTPNADYNVLYPALAEGEFRHPDHRFEFSRTQFRDWATETARVHGYCVEFEFVGAIDPVLGGPTQMAIFTKEARTS, from the coding sequence GTGCTACTCACACTGACGTCCACCCCGACCCCGCAGACTCCTGATGCGACCGCGTTGAGCTACCTGCTGCACAAACATCCCGACCGCGTGCAAAGCTTCGACTTGGCGATCGGCACCGCCACGGTTCTGTACCCGGAGGCCTCAGCCGAAAAGACCACGGTGGCAGTGATTGTGGACGTCGACCCCATCGAACTTGTGCAGAGTAGGTATCGACGCGGCAAGAGTGGCGACAACTTTTCGCTGGGTGAGTATGTCAACGATCGGCCGTATGCGGCGTCGTCCATACTCTCGGTTGCTCTGTCGAAGCTGTTTGGCACCGCGTTGACGGGAACGTGCAAGTCGCACCCGGAACTCGTCGGAACCGAACTCGCGTTGACCGTCTCGATTCCGGTGGTTCCGTGCGGCGGCGATGCGGAATTGCCTCGTCGGTTGTTCGAGCCGCTGGGCTGGGATGTGACCGCGATACCGGTGCAGCTTGATCCGCACCTGCCGACGTGGGGAAACTCCGACTTCGTGTCGTTGACGCTCACCGGGGAACACACGGTGCAGAGTGCCCTTCGGCACCTCTACGTGCTGTTGCCGGTCCTCGACGACGTGAAGCACTACTGGGTGGGACCCGACGAGGCAGACAAGTTGATCCGCGTCGCTGGAGAGTGGTTGGCGTCGCATCCGGATTCCGCGCTGATCATGTCCCGCTACCTGGCGCGTCGACGCGACCTGGTCGAATCGGTGGTCGATCGACTGATTCCCGACCAAGCAGAGGCGCAGATCGAACTACCGCGACCGGATCCGCCGCTGGCACGGCTTCGCGTCGACGCAGTTTTGGCGACGCTTCAGCGACTGCACGTCAGAACGATTGTCGACATCGGTTGCGGCGAAGGCAAACTGATCGAGGCGCTGATGCCGCACGCTCAATTCGACAAACTTGTCGGCGTCGATGTGAGCGCGCGCGAACTGACACGGGCGCAACGCAGATTGAAGTTCACCGAAATGTCCGACGCCCAACGTGATCGTGTGTCTTTGATGCAGTCGTCCGCGACGTACCGCGACGCACGCTTGAAAGGCTTCGACGCAGCCGTGCTGATGGAGGTGGTCGAGCACGTCGACACGGCGCGCCTGCCGGCGCTGGTCAGATCGGTCTTCGTGGACGCAGCACCGCAGTATGTGCTGCTGACTACTCCGAATGCCGACTACAACGTGCTGTATCCGGCGTTGGCAGAGGGAGAGTTCAGGCACCCGGATCACCGGTTCGAGTTCTCACGGACCCAATTCCGCGACTGGGCAACCGAAACGGCCCGAGTCCACGGCTATTGCGTGGAGTTCGAATTTGTCGGAGCAATTGATCCGGTCCTTGGCGGACCGACACAGATGGCAATCTTCACGAAGGAGGCACGAACGTCATGA
- a CDS encoding CHAP domain-containing protein, translated as MSHAPNTPRRTLAVLGVFGVVVVVVVAGALWWFARGDDALAGENLDSFPAVDHSILSAQQSALLGVLEQEWESGSPGTKYAEGVEESWCADFVSWSMNQIGTPFSNPNSGSWRIPGVYTLQEYYESVDAFVPYGQDYQPKVGDTILYGDSSPFGQHVNVVLVNDAGTLTTVGGNENNKVMLHRIVPSEVPGIVGFGVI; from the coding sequence ATGTCGCACGCACCGAATACGCCCAGACGCACTCTCGCTGTTCTGGGCGTATTCGGCGTTGTGGTGGTCGTAGTTGTCGCCGGCGCACTGTGGTGGTTCGCGCGCGGCGACGACGCTCTTGCCGGCGAGAATCTCGATTCGTTCCCGGCCGTCGACCACAGCATTCTCAGCGCTCAGCAGAGTGCGCTACTGGGCGTCCTCGAGCAGGAGTGGGAGTCAGGGAGTCCCGGCACCAAATACGCCGAGGGTGTCGAAGAATCGTGGTGTGCCGATTTCGTGAGCTGGTCGATGAACCAGATCGGCACGCCGTTCTCGAACCCCAACTCAGGGTCGTGGCGCATCCCCGGGGTGTACACGCTGCAGGAGTATTACGAGTCCGTCGACGCGTTTGTCCCCTACGGTCAGGACTACCAACCCAAGGTCGGCGACACGATCCTGTACGGCGACTCGAGCCCCTTCGGCCAACACGTCAACGTCGTTCTGGTCAACGACGCCGGCACTCTGACGACCGTCGGCGGCAACGAGAACAACAAGGTCATGCTCCATCGCATCGTCCCGTCGGAAGTCCCGGGCATCGTCGGGTTCGGCGTCATCTGA
- a CDS encoding MFS transporter encodes MSARLPKATTLRLMTLAGAAFAYVTAEMLPVGLLSEVSTDLDVTEGRVGLLLTFYAYGVAVLTLPLIGAVKTWPRRRVVVLTVATLAVSQLVAALAVNYPMLVIGRLLCAATHGVFWAVVAPVAATLVPRGQQGKAIAMVYAGTSLAFVLGGPLSSAIGQSWGWRTASAAIGVVAVGIAFSLHRALPEMPVDQHHRSKRDKPKPTPAMKRALAVICAATLFAALGQFASYTFFTLLVEESLGSSGGIRTAMLLVYGAAGAVGVWVAGKYYDRRPRLFTLISIATVAGALAIFWLLAPSMGAFAVVATILWGAAFTTVPICLQSSVLRAVPIGTDRASAIYVVVFQIAIATGALLGAAVVDSGGLSHLAGIGVALMIASLAIVGFGRRAFPQEPERSTHSPTDAPAGLSS; translated from the coding sequence ATGAGTGCTCGACTGCCGAAGGCAACCACGCTACGGCTGATGACACTGGCCGGAGCAGCCTTCGCCTACGTGACGGCCGAAATGCTCCCCGTCGGACTGCTCAGCGAAGTCTCAACGGACCTCGACGTCACCGAAGGGCGTGTCGGCCTACTGCTGACCTTCTACGCATACGGTGTCGCGGTCTTGACGCTTCCGCTGATCGGAGCGGTCAAAACCTGGCCGCGACGACGCGTCGTCGTTCTGACGGTGGCCACCCTCGCGGTGTCGCAACTGGTCGCAGCATTGGCCGTCAACTATCCGATGCTCGTGATCGGACGATTGCTCTGCGCTGCGACGCACGGAGTGTTCTGGGCTGTCGTTGCACCGGTCGCTGCCACCCTGGTTCCGCGCGGACAACAGGGCAAGGCCATCGCGATGGTGTATGCCGGTACGTCTCTCGCTTTTGTTCTCGGAGGACCCCTGTCTTCGGCGATCGGCCAGTCCTGGGGTTGGCGGACCGCGTCGGCGGCAATCGGTGTGGTGGCAGTGGGCATTGCTTTCTCACTGCATCGTGCGTTGCCAGAAATGCCGGTCGATCAACACCATCGGAGTAAGCGAGACAAACCGAAGCCGACACCGGCGATGAAACGGGCACTCGCCGTCATCTGCGCGGCAACGCTGTTTGCCGCCCTTGGGCAATTCGCTTCGTACACGTTCTTCACACTTCTGGTGGAGGAAAGCCTCGGCTCGTCCGGTGGCATCCGTACCGCGATGCTTCTGGTCTACGGCGCCGCCGGCGCCGTCGGAGTGTGGGTCGCCGGCAAGTACTACGACCGCCGACCGCGTCTCTTCACGCTCATCTCGATCGCGACGGTGGCAGGCGCGCTGGCCATCTTCTGGCTCTTGGCGCCGTCGATGGGAGCGTTCGCTGTCGTCGCCACGATCTTGTGGGGTGCGGCGTTCACCACCGTTCCGATCTGCCTCCAGTCCTCGGTTCTGCGCGCCGTCCCTATCGGGACCGACCGTGCCTCGGCCATCTACGTTGTCGTGTTCCAGATCGCGATTGCAACGGGCGCTCTGCTCGGTGCGGCCGTCGTCGACAGTGGCGGGCTCTCACATCTGGCGGGCATCGGGGTCGCTCTGATGATCGCTTCGTTGGCGATAGTCGGGTTCGGCCGACGCGCGTTTCCCCAGGAACCGGAACGGTCTACTCACTCCCCCACCGACGCGCCGGCCGGACTCTCGTCGTAG
- a CDS encoding LacI family DNA-binding transcriptional regulator, with amino-acid sequence MAIRAQRSSRPTMADVAKAAGVSVMSVSYSFAQPERVSESTRAKVFAAAEELEYAGPNRAAQSLRSGKFNNIAVVFSEKLTYAFEDAVARRFLSGVAEACLDANAGLMMLPNSGKPGDVDRVRDAAVDGFVVWTTVFDDPILDAIVGTGKPACIQGGPLHEGVDLVGMDDVAGAVAIAAVGLSGAQRPAVISLPWDRERRSEIRMDVDPGEAFFPVSRHRLEGYERAVRDAGLDWPSVRVGVVTVNERSEGARMARSLLDVPESRRPDVILAMSDELALGVLDAIRELGLALPDDVAVVGWDDTTAASDAGLTTVRQSLFDQGRNAARVVLGLDDAVEPVEWSVRRRTSTR; translated from the coding sequence ATGGCCATACGTGCGCAGCGTTCGAGTCGTCCGACGATGGCCGACGTCGCCAAGGCCGCAGGCGTGTCGGTGATGTCGGTGTCGTACTCCTTCGCGCAGCCCGAGCGCGTGTCTGAATCAACGCGGGCCAAGGTGTTCGCCGCCGCCGAAGAGCTCGAGTACGCGGGCCCGAACCGGGCGGCGCAGTCCTTGCGGAGCGGGAAATTCAACAACATCGCGGTCGTCTTCAGCGAGAAGCTGACGTACGCCTTCGAAGACGCAGTAGCTCGGCGATTCCTCTCGGGAGTCGCCGAAGCGTGCCTGGATGCGAACGCCGGGCTGATGATGCTGCCGAACTCGGGGAAACCGGGAGACGTCGACAGAGTTCGCGACGCGGCAGTAGACGGTTTTGTCGTCTGGACCACCGTCTTCGACGATCCCATCCTCGACGCGATTGTCGGCACCGGAAAACCCGCATGCATCCAGGGTGGTCCGTTGCACGAGGGTGTGGATCTCGTCGGGATGGACGATGTTGCCGGCGCCGTCGCGATCGCGGCAGTCGGGTTGTCGGGGGCGCAGCGGCCCGCGGTGATCAGCCTTCCGTGGGATCGTGAGCGTCGGTCCGAGATTCGGATGGACGTGGATCCAGGTGAAGCGTTCTTTCCGGTGTCCCGCCATCGGCTCGAGGGCTACGAGCGCGCCGTCCGCGACGCGGGCCTCGATTGGCCCTCGGTGCGGGTAGGGGTCGTCACTGTCAACGAGCGGAGCGAGGGTGCGCGGATGGCTCGGTCCCTGCTCGACGTTCCCGAGAGCCGAAGGCCCGATGTCATCTTGGCGATGAGTGACGAACTGGCTCTGGGGGTTCTGGACGCGATCCGTGAACTCGGCCTCGCGCTGCCCGACGATGTCGCAGTCGTCGGATGGGACGACACAACAGCCGCATCGGACGCCGGCCTGACAACGGTTCGCCAGTCCCTGTTCGATCAAGGGCGCAATGCAGCTCGCGTGGTTCTCGGGCTGGACGATGCGGTCGAGCCGGTCGAATGGTCGGTGCGTCGGCGAACCTCGACACGATGA